The genomic region CGAGATGGATGTCCGAGGGCTCCCCGGCATCCGCGGCAAACATCAGTCGATAGAGATCCGGGTTGCGCTGCCCGAATGCGAGATGGGCATACGCGAGCGCCAGCAGCACGTCCGGTGCGCTCGCCGCGGGATCGATGGACGCGGCGAGCTCGTCGCGCAGGCGGTCGAAGCCGATCAGTGCGAGCTCGTGCAGCAACGCGGCCTTGTCCGGGAAATGCCGGTACGGCGCGGAGTGGCTGACGTTCGCGCGCCGCGCGATTTCACGCAGCGTGAACTGCCAGCCCTGCTGCTCCTGCAGCGTGTCGAGCGCCGTTTCGATGATCGCGCGACGCAGATCCCCGTGGTGATAGGCCTTTTGCCCGGCGTCCGCATCCTCATCCGACGACATCGTGTTGCTCCTATGTTGACAGGGGACACATTGTGGGCCTATGATCCGCCGCATGCAAGTTGACAGTGTCTACATCGACGCAACCTCGTGAGGTTCACCATGGCCGTTTCCGCAGAATCCATCTCGAGCTTCGACCCGGCGGTGCTGCTGGCCCGCCAGCGCAACGCGTTCGTCAGCGAGGGGCCGCCGACCTTGCAGCAGCGCAAGGCCAGGCTCGCGCGGCTGCGCGCCGTGGTGCTGGCGTATCGCCGCGAAGTGGAGGAGGCGATCAGCGCCGATTTCGGGAATCGCTCGCGGCACGAGACCGCGATCATGGAACTGGTCGGCGTGATCCAGGCGATCGACTACCTGACGCGCAACCTGCGCCGCTTCACGAAGCCGCAGCGCCGGCACGTCGGGATTTTCTATCGGGCCGGGCAGGCTCACGTGGAGTACCAGCCGTTGGGTGTGATCGGCGTGATGGCGCCGTGGAATTACCCGTTCTCGCTCACCTTCATTCCGCTGGCGACCGCGCTGGCCGCGGGCAATCGCGCGATGCTC from Burkholderia cepacia ATCC 25416 harbors:
- a CDS encoding TetR/AcrR family transcriptional regulator codes for the protein MRRIIGPQCVPCQHRSNTMSSDEDADAGQKAYHHGDLRRAIIETALDTLQEQQGWQFTLREIARRANVSHSAPYRHFPDKAALLHELALIGFDRLRDELAASIDPAASAPDVLLALAYAHLAFGQRNPDLYRLMFAADAGEPSDIHLDPRVQAPFLLVVDILEHGQRAGTIRPRPALGQATACWAHLHGLTMLAIDRRLVREKVGDHAIEDALTTLLDGLILPASPAREAKTKTKAKAKGS